A genomic segment from Nicotiana sylvestris chromosome 1, ASM39365v2, whole genome shotgun sequence encodes:
- the LOC104211674 gene encoding uncharacterized protein isoform X1 — MVESIAIWEINHPYRRTKSYFDNTREERPAPQALSGYDVLAQLNTSLQGSMGDNTRNRKRDTERPDNWKKKSIFFELPYWRTVLLRHNLDVMHIEKNISESVIGMLLDIDGKTKDTLKSRLDIQEIRIEKPLHPIKSGDKYILPPVSYAMSKTKKIKFCQLIKDVKFPDAYASNISRCVNVKEARHFGLKSHDHHVVFQRIFPLIIKGILPKDAYDPLIELSLFFGNLCAKELHMDKLDKIDKSIRVIICKLEHIFLPSFFDVIVHLAIHLAKEAKEGSPVQFRWMYFIERMLRTLKGYVRNMARPEGSIAGAILQRNAWHSVPNI, encoded by the exons ATGGTCGAAAGCATTGCTATATGGGAAATAAATCATCCTTATCGTCGGACCAAAAGTTATTTTGATAACACAAGGGAAGAAAGACCTGCACCACAAGCATTGAGTGGATATGATGTGCTTGCACAACTAAATACATCCTTACAAGGATCCATGGGTGACAACACAAGAAATAGAAAACGAGATACGGAAAGACCTGACAACTGGAAGAAGAAAAGTATATTCTTTGAACTCCCATATTGGAGGACTGTATTGTTGAGACATAATTTGGATGTAATGCATATAGAAAAAAATATTAGTGAAAGCGTGATAGGAATGTTGTTGGATATTGACGGAAAAACAAAGGACACATTGAAATCTCGATTGGACATACAAGAGATTAGAATCGAAAAGCCTCTTCATCCAATAAAAAGTGGGGATAAGTACATACTTCCTCCTGTTAGTTATGCAATGTCCAAAACTAAGAAGATTAAATTCTGTCAACTCATCAAAGATGTCAAGTTTCCTGATGCTTATGCTTCTAACATTAGTCGTTGTGTCAATGTTAAGGAAGCTAGACATTTTGGACTCAAAAGTCACGATCACCATGTTGTTTTCCAACGTATCTTTCCACTTATCATCAAAGGGATTTTGCCAAAGGATGCATATGATCCGTTAATTGAATTGTCATTATTCTTTGGTAATTTGTGTGCTAAAGAGTTGCATATGGATAAGTtagataaaatagataaaagtATACGGGTGATAATATGCAAACTAGAACATATATTCCTACCATCATTCTTTGATGTTATAGTTCATTTGGCAATCCATTTAGCAAAGGAGGCAAAGGAGGGTAGTCCTGTTCAATTTCGATGGATGTATTTCATCGAGAG AATGTTGCGCACATTAAAAGGTTATGTACGCAACATGGCTCGCCCAGAAGGGTCAATTGCTGGGGCTATCTTGCAGAGGAATGCATGGCATTCTGTTCCAAATATTTGA